In Deinococcus ficus, a single genomic region encodes these proteins:
- a CDS encoding class I SAM-dependent methyltransferase, producing the protein MPADPFIRWRDLVYSARSERYRPERDLAFWQGKAAGYDHSQPPLPNTAACLREDLRGLGSLLEVGAGTGRLLLPLADAVAQVTALDHSPDMLAQLQAKGPPAHVRAVCGSLEEAEGVVAPHDAVLAAWSLAYQPDLRAALLTLRRLSRRALYLLEDDGVGSPHVQLRRALAGTPKPGRASLLQDALDALAWTCDVRRVTERRRLTFTDIASLLAFARLPLSESESLAALGPFLTEEDGQWTYAWTFDITILRVDQGVRA; encoded by the coding sequence ATGCCCGCTGATCCGTTCATCCGCTGGCGGGACCTGGTGTACTCCGCCCGGTCGGAGCGGTACCGGCCGGAACGCGACCTTGCTTTCTGGCAGGGCAAGGCGGCCGGGTACGACCACTCCCAGCCGCCGCTGCCGAACACGGCCGCCTGCCTGCGGGAGGACCTGCGCGGGCTGGGCAGCCTGCTGGAGGTGGGGGCAGGCACGGGCCGCCTGCTGCTTCCCCTGGCGGACGCCGTGGCGCAGGTCACGGCGCTGGACCACTCGCCCGACATGCTGGCGCAGCTCCAGGCCAAAGGCCCACCCGCGCACGTGCGCGCCGTCTGCGGCTCCCTCGAGGAGGCGGAGGGAGTGGTCGCCCCCCATGACGCGGTCCTCGCGGCCTGGTCCCTGGCCTACCAGCCGGACCTGCGCGCGGCCCTGCTGACCCTGCGGCGCCTGAGCCGCCGCGCTCTCTACCTGCTGGAAGACGACGGCGTCGGCAGTCCCCATGTGCAACTGCGCCGCGCGCTGGCCGGCACTCCCAAGCCCGGCCGGGCGAGTCTGCTGCAGGACGCCCTGGACGCCCTGGCCTGGACCTGTGACGTCCGGCGCGTGACCGAGCGCCGCAGGCTGACGTTCACGGACATCGCCTCCCTGCTGGCCTTCGCGCGCCTTCCCCTGAGCGAATCCGAGAGTCTGGCGGCGCTCGGGCCGTTCCTGACCGAAGAGGACGGTCAGTGGACCTACGCCTGGACGTTCGACATCACCATCCTCCGGGTCGACCAGGGGGTGCGGGCGTGA
- the cobN gene encoding cobaltochelatase subunit CobN, translated as MTRADGRTINVVRKRGHLSYCFHGCCCGRTDRGYAAAPVDAYKEEWTRRRMRNQVHLTKSGCLGPCALSNVAHLVFDGRDTWFHSVNDPWLVAAIFDYISAMLAADGHLPVPPELVEYTFNYYTWDVASGAGAGRVTAAAPEVPAELSGVALLSHADTDLLNLRTARETLPDDFGPVTGALLLNIRSDAQMTTLLQGDVGRAEVVIARLHGPVRNVPGIDLLLTHAQKAGQTLLLLSGTNEPDAELARLSLAPAHTLDTARAYLAASGWQNTRELLLSLSDTLRMTGYGAAPPLALPEHGIYHPSLPEDATMADWERWRDPQRPAVGVLFYRAHALSGNTAFIDALVEALDDAGADALPVFTTSLKDVDAAGDPKAFALLRSESGAPRISALVTTLSFAMGEVNAGGVTLPGGNVSALGRLGVPVVQGVTLGGGRGPWETSPRGLNPLDTAMNVAIPEFDGRVISVPFAFKEQEGEVRRQVADPERTARLAGTALRLARLRQRPNGDKRLAFVFTNSTGKAAQVGNAVGLDSAASLLRILHALSAEGYDVGELPSSPDALMHELIERSNYDQTVMTPGQLSRAAVRIPGPLYASWFAELPASQQRRMTEQWGKAPGEAYVHGGQLCLAGLTFGKVFVALQPPRGYGMDADAIYHTPDLPPTHHYYALYRWLREPVVLGGFGADAMVHVGKHGTLEWLPGKGVGLSASCFPDSFLGDLPLFYPFVINDPGEGTQAKRRAHATIIDHLPPPLTRADTYGPLAELAALVDEYYQLELLDPGKLPLLQGQIWDLVQQANLGVDLGTMLRRDHGDHVHEWDDTETEDGVPVTITEMNGSDVAHLLEDIDGYLCELGAAQIRDGLHVLGQAPQGEQQAEMLRALTRLANPGVPGLHAGLSEVLGLPLADLLGHPGQRRAADPALNNLAGRAVQTNGDALELLDELALHLYQTLQARDFDPAAIPEVLALTLGVRDGYATLPLTLEYACRNLRPDLDRTGEEITHLLAGLAGLYVPAGPSGAPSRGQAHILPTGRNFYAVDPRAVPSHAAWAVGQNLAREVLDRHRQDCGGTYPEHVAISVWGTSNMRTQGDDVAEILALLGARPLWHPQSRRLEGVELIPLAELGRPRIDVTVRISGFFRDAFPQLIHLLDDAFQLVMHAEEDPEQNYPRKHYLAELEGRLGDLPPDEAETRATRRVFGSAPGTYGAGILDLIQEGNWQTDADFANVFVNWGGYAYTAAEQGADAREDFRARLSQTQLVLHNQDNREHDIFDSDDYLQFFGGMLASVRHLSGAQPRGYFGDSANPERARVRDLKEEALRVYRSRVVNPKWLEGIRRHGYKGGLEQTATVDYLFGFDATAQLAHDFMFEGVAQAYALDPENQAFLKQSNPWALNAITSRLLEAEQRGMWKAGSGTLAALHDLLAESEGLLEERGEHAR; from the coding sequence GTGACTCGCGCCGACGGCCGGACCATTAACGTGGTCCGCAAGCGCGGACACCTGAGCTACTGCTTTCACGGCTGCTGCTGCGGGCGCACCGACCGTGGGTACGCCGCGGCGCCGGTGGACGCGTACAAGGAAGAGTGGACCCGCCGCAGGATGCGCAACCAGGTTCACCTGACCAAAAGCGGCTGCCTGGGGCCGTGCGCGCTGAGCAACGTGGCGCACCTGGTCTTCGACGGGCGCGACACCTGGTTCCACTCGGTGAACGACCCGTGGCTGGTGGCGGCGATCTTCGATTACATCTCCGCCATGCTTGCCGCCGATGGACACCTGCCGGTCCCGCCGGAACTGGTGGAGTACACCTTCAACTACTACACCTGGGACGTGGCCAGTGGGGCCGGCGCCGGCCGGGTGACCGCGGCGGCACCCGAGGTGCCGGCCGAACTGAGTGGCGTCGCGCTGCTCAGCCACGCCGACACAGACCTGCTGAACCTGCGGACCGCCCGGGAGACCCTGCCGGACGATTTTGGCCCGGTCACGGGAGCGCTGCTGCTCAATATCCGCAGCGACGCGCAGATGACCACCCTGCTGCAGGGTGACGTGGGGCGCGCCGAGGTGGTGATCGCCCGGCTGCACGGACCGGTCCGGAACGTTCCGGGGATCGACCTGCTGCTCACGCATGCCCAGAAGGCTGGGCAGACCCTGCTGCTGCTCAGCGGCACCAACGAACCGGACGCGGAGCTGGCCCGGCTCTCGCTGGCCCCTGCACATACGCTGGATACGGCCCGGGCCTACCTGGCCGCGAGCGGCTGGCAGAACACGCGGGAGCTGCTGCTGTCACTCTCGGACACCTTGCGGATGACCGGGTACGGCGCGGCGCCGCCGCTGGCGCTCCCGGAGCACGGCATCTACCATCCCAGCCTCCCGGAGGACGCCACCATGGCCGACTGGGAGCGGTGGCGGGACCCGCAGCGGCCGGCCGTGGGCGTCCTGTTCTACCGGGCCCACGCGCTCAGCGGCAACACGGCCTTCATCGACGCGCTGGTGGAGGCCTTGGACGACGCGGGGGCCGACGCCCTGCCGGTGTTCACCACCTCTCTCAAGGACGTGGACGCGGCGGGGGACCCGAAAGCGTTCGCGCTGCTCCGGTCTGAGTCCGGGGCGCCGCGCATTTCCGCGCTGGTCACCACGCTCTCATTCGCGATGGGTGAGGTCAATGCCGGGGGCGTCACGCTGCCCGGCGGGAACGTCAGCGCGTTGGGCCGCCTGGGGGTGCCGGTGGTTCAGGGCGTGACGCTCGGCGGCGGACGGGGCCCGTGGGAGACCAGTCCGCGGGGCCTGAATCCGCTGGATACCGCCATGAACGTCGCGATTCCGGAGTTCGACGGGCGGGTCATCTCGGTGCCGTTCGCCTTCAAGGAGCAGGAGGGCGAGGTGCGGCGTCAGGTGGCGGACCCGGAACGCACCGCCCGGCTGGCCGGCACGGCCCTGCGGCTCGCGCGGCTGCGACAGCGGCCGAACGGCGACAAACGGCTGGCCTTCGTGTTCACGAACTCCACGGGCAAGGCCGCGCAGGTGGGCAACGCGGTGGGCCTGGACTCGGCCGCGTCCCTGCTGCGTATCCTGCACGCCCTGAGCGCGGAGGGCTACGACGTGGGGGAGCTGCCCTCGTCCCCGGACGCCCTGATGCACGAGCTCATCGAGCGCAGCAACTACGACCAGACGGTGATGACGCCGGGCCAGCTGTCCAGGGCCGCGGTGCGAATTCCCGGGCCGCTGTACGCCAGCTGGTTTGCCGAGCTGCCGGCCTCTCAGCAGCGCCGGATGACCGAGCAGTGGGGGAAGGCGCCGGGCGAGGCGTACGTGCACGGCGGTCAGCTGTGTTTGGCTGGCCTGACTTTCGGGAAGGTGTTCGTGGCCCTGCAACCGCCGCGCGGGTACGGCATGGATGCCGACGCGATCTACCACACGCCTGACCTGCCGCCGACGCACCACTACTACGCCCTGTACCGCTGGCTGCGGGAACCGGTGGTGCTCGGGGGCTTCGGCGCGGACGCGATGGTTCACGTGGGCAAACACGGCACGCTGGAATGGCTGCCGGGCAAGGGCGTGGGCCTGTCCGCCTCCTGCTTCCCGGACAGCTTCCTGGGCGACCTGCCACTGTTCTACCCGTTCGTGATCAACGATCCCGGGGAGGGCACGCAGGCCAAACGCCGCGCGCACGCCACCATCATCGATCACCTGCCACCCCCGCTGACCCGCGCGGACACGTACGGCCCCCTGGCCGAACTCGCGGCGCTGGTGGACGAGTACTACCAGCTGGAACTGCTCGACCCGGGCAAGCTGCCGCTGTTGCAGGGGCAGATCTGGGACCTGGTGCAGCAGGCCAACCTGGGCGTGGACCTCGGCACGATGCTGCGCCGGGACCATGGGGACCACGTCCACGAATGGGACGACACCGAAACGGAGGACGGCGTGCCCGTCACCATCACGGAGATGAACGGCTCGGACGTGGCGCACCTGCTGGAGGACATCGACGGGTACCTCTGCGAACTGGGCGCCGCGCAGATCCGCGACGGACTGCACGTCCTGGGGCAGGCGCCGCAGGGGGAGCAGCAGGCGGAGATGCTGCGGGCGCTCACCCGCCTGGCGAACCCGGGCGTACCCGGCCTGCACGCCGGCCTGTCCGAGGTGCTGGGCCTGCCCCTCGCGGACCTGCTCGGTCACCCCGGGCAGCGCCGCGCGGCCGACCCGGCGCTGAACAACCTGGCCGGCCGGGCGGTCCAGACGAACGGGGACGCCCTGGAACTGCTGGACGAGCTGGCGCTGCACCTGTACCAGACGCTGCAGGCGCGGGACTTCGACCCGGCGGCGATTCCCGAGGTGCTGGCCCTGACGCTCGGCGTGCGTGACGGGTACGCCACCCTGCCGCTGACGCTGGAGTACGCCTGCCGGAACCTGCGGCCCGACCTGGACCGCACCGGCGAGGAGATCACCCACCTGCTCGCGGGCCTGGCCGGACTGTACGTGCCCGCCGGGCCGAGCGGCGCGCCGTCCCGGGGACAGGCGCACATCCTGCCGACCGGGCGCAACTTCTACGCCGTCGACCCCCGGGCCGTGCCTTCACACGCGGCCTGGGCGGTGGGGCAGAACCTGGCGCGGGAGGTGCTGGACCGCCACCGGCAGGACTGCGGCGGAACGTACCCGGAGCACGTCGCCATCAGCGTCTGGGGCACCAGCAACATGCGCACCCAGGGGGACGACGTGGCCGAGATCCTGGCCCTGCTGGGCGCCCGGCCGCTCTGGCACCCGCAGAGCCGGCGCCTGGAGGGCGTGGAACTCATTCCCCTGGCGGAACTCGGGCGGCCACGCATCGACGTGACCGTGCGCATCAGCGGCTTTTTCCGGGACGCCTTCCCGCAACTGATTCACCTTCTGGACGACGCCTTCCAACTGGTCATGCACGCCGAGGAGGACCCGGAGCAGAACTACCCACGCAAGCATTACCTGGCCGAACTGGAGGGCCGCCTGGGTGACCTGCCGCCCGACGAGGCGGAGACGCGCGCCACCCGCCGGGTGTTCGGCAGTGCGCCGGGCACGTACGGCGCGGGCATCCTCGACCTCATTCAGGAAGGCAACTGGCAGACGGACGCGGACTTCGCGAACGTCTTCGTGAACTGGGGCGGGTACGCCTACACGGCCGCCGAGCAGGGCGCCGACGCCCGCGAGGACTTCCGGGCCCGCCTCTCCCAGACGCAGCTGGTGCTGCACAACCAGGACAACCGAGAACACGACATCTTCGACAGTGACGACTACCTGCAGTTTTTCGGGGGGATGCTCGCCTCGGTCCGGCACCTCAGCGGCGCGCAGCCGAGAGGGTACTTCGGGGACAGCGCCAACCCCGAGCGGGCGCGCGTGCGCGACCTCAAGGAAGAAGCCCTGCGGGTGTACCGCTCACGGGTGGTGAACCCCAAGTGGCTCGAGGGCATCCGGCGGCACGGGTACAAGGGCGGGCTGGAGCAGACGGCCACCGTGGACTACCTGTTCGGTTTCGACGCCACCGCCCAGCTCGCGCATGACTTCATGTTCGAGGGCGTGGCGCAGGCCTACGCCCTGGACCCCGAGAACCAGGCCTTCCTGAAACAGAGCAACCCCTGGGCGCTGAACGCGATCACCAGCCGCCTGCTGGAAGCCGAGCAGCGGGGCATGTGGAAGGCGGGCAGCGGGACGCTGGCCGCCCTGCACGACCTCCTCGCCGAAAGCGAGGGGCTGCTGGAGGAACGGGGGGAACATGCCCGCTGA
- a CDS encoding nickel transporter, which yields MTATLALVFALGLRHGMDADHLAAIDGFSRLRPSRWNGVLFGLGHGLVVTALALLVDRLGANFGLGWLAPYLFLGVAALNLWRLLRPAAPHAQPSRTASRAVLASSPLLMGLLLAVGMETSSQLSALALSERVPPLLLGLVFTLGMVLTDGMDGLLAAQLQRGQQADPQRARLASQAMGWMVVALSLTFALCDLAGVDLGEIANPLGFAVFAVLVALRVWSRTGRAAAVAA from the coding sequence ATGACGGCCACGCTCGCCCTGGTGTTCGCGCTGGGTCTGCGCCACGGCATGGACGCCGATCACCTGGCCGCCATCGACGGCTTCTCCCGCCTCCGGCCAAGCCGGTGGAACGGGGTGCTGTTCGGCCTGGGACATGGACTGGTGGTGACCGCGCTGGCCCTGCTGGTGGACCGCCTGGGTGCGAACTTCGGGCTGGGCTGGCTGGCGCCGTACCTTTTCCTGGGCGTCGCGGCCCTGAACCTGTGGCGGCTGCTGCGGCCAGCCGCGCCGCACGCTCAGCCGTCCCGGACGGCCAGCCGGGCGGTCCTCGCCTCCAGTCCGCTGCTGATGGGCCTGCTGCTGGCCGTGGGCATGGAAACCAGTTCACAGCTGTCGGCACTGGCGCTGAGTGAGCGGGTACCGCCGCTGCTGCTGGGCCTGGTGTTCACGCTCGGCATGGTCCTGACCGACGGCATGGACGGCCTGCTGGCCGCGCAGTTGCAGCGCGGCCAGCAGGCGGACCCGCAGCGGGCGCGCCTCGCGTCCCAGGCAATGGGCTGGATGGTCGTGGCCCTGTCGCTGACCTTCGCCCTGTGTGACCTGGCCGGCGTGGATCTCGGGGAGATCGCCAATCCCCTCGGGTTCGCGGTGTTCGCTGTGCTGGTCGCGCTGCGCGTGTGGAGCCGGACCGGGCGCGCCGCTGCGGTGGCCGCGTGA
- a CDS encoding ABC transporter substrate-binding protein translates to MKLVLLLACSLTTAATAATYPLTINHFSGETTLRKPPARTVALGPHALDLLLSLGVQPVGYGEAAQLSVNNYGSPIRQIRYLGSRVKGTPVNVGDRFKPNLEVVASLKPDLIVGENYASDSYTALNKIAPTVLLHGIHSGDWQKNIVTLAQALNREGQAKAVIARHARILAGARTAIPAQLRGKKALVVWNAGGASRNLYTILGPKDWTGGFFENLGFKLELPARRDTTLTDGYAQISSEALSSLNPDAVFVIASSKNTVAQAARDWKANALAQTLRASRQGHVYFLDVQLFSRIRGPIAEELMVQELLRQLR, encoded by the coding sequence GTGAAGCTCGTACTCCTCCTCGCCTGCAGCCTGACCACGGCGGCCACCGCTGCCACCTACCCGCTCACCATCAATCACTTCAGCGGCGAAACCACGCTCCGCAAACCACCTGCGCGCACCGTGGCCCTCGGCCCCCACGCGCTGGACCTGCTGCTGTCCCTCGGCGTTCAGCCGGTTGGCTACGGCGAGGCCGCACAACTGAGTGTGAACAACTACGGCAGCCCCATCCGGCAGATCCGGTACCTGGGCAGCCGGGTCAAGGGCACCCCCGTGAACGTCGGGGACCGCTTCAAACCCAACCTGGAAGTCGTCGCCAGCCTGAAGCCCGACCTGATCGTGGGGGAGAACTACGCCAGCGACTCGTACACGGCCCTGAACAAGATCGCCCCCACCGTCCTGCTGCACGGCATTCACAGCGGCGACTGGCAGAAGAACATCGTCACCCTCGCCCAGGCCCTGAACCGGGAAGGGCAGGCCAAAGCGGTCATCGCGCGCCACGCCCGCATCCTTGCCGGTGCCCGCACGGCCATCCCCGCACAACTGCGCGGCAAGAAGGCCTTGGTCGTCTGGAACGCGGGCGGAGCCAGCCGGAACCTCTACACCATCCTCGGGCCGAAGGACTGGACCGGCGGATTCTTCGAAAACCTAGGCTTCAAGCTCGAACTCCCTGCCCGGCGGGACACCACCCTGACCGACGGCTACGCCCAGATCAGCAGCGAAGCCCTCAGCTCCCTGAACCCGGATGCCGTTTTCGTGATCGCCAGCAGCAAAAACACCGTTGCACAGGCCGCCCGGGACTGGAAGGCCAACGCCCTGGCCCAGACCCTGCGGGCCAGCCGGCAGGGCCACGTGTACTTCCTGGACGTTCAGCTGTTCAGCCGGATTCGCGGGCCCATCGCCGAGGAGCTGATGGTGCAAGAACTCCTGCGCCAGCTGCGGTGA
- a CDS encoding ankyrin repeat domain-containing protein has protein sequence MHRLLTMTVVLTLASTPALAAGETLQELAGRMYRDATGGYLNEIKTWLGMGADINYQLPYGGKTALMGAVSGGQHAIAQFLIDQGADLGIKDDTGRTALDWAHFYGDKKMVALLVAAAGPAPVKVAVPPLKTPAPAKAPVAAPNKASSARGVTPRAWTDKARWPAFTHFRVGELVQFWTSTGWRRGVIEEVRSQQDRKYLISQLDQPTWKDYYAWGEVAHVTRSPYWTGFFVGEWRLGEVMAVNTRTDGKDLYREFSYAAASEALKINGDGTYLWKAGGKVTRGTWTPAASGPGVVVKDARGVAWTLVNHTNAIEESIRKLQTARLYAPGQMSVAANRPMGR, from the coding sequence GCCCTGGCCGCCGGGGAGACGCTGCAGGAGCTGGCCGGACGCATGTACCGCGACGCCACCGGCGGGTACCTGAACGAGATCAAGACCTGGCTCGGCATGGGAGCGGACATCAACTACCAGCTTCCCTACGGCGGCAAAACCGCCCTGATGGGGGCCGTGTCAGGCGGGCAGCACGCCATCGCGCAGTTCCTGATCGACCAGGGCGCGGACCTGGGCATCAAGGACGACACGGGCCGGACGGCGCTGGACTGGGCGCACTTCTACGGCGATAAGAAGATGGTGGCGCTGCTCGTGGCCGCGGCAGGACCGGCCCCGGTGAAGGTGGCGGTGCCGCCCCTGAAGACCCCGGCGCCGGCGAAGGCGCCTGTGGCCGCGCCGAACAAGGCCTCCTCCGCCCGGGGCGTGACGCCGCGTGCCTGGACAGACAAGGCCCGCTGGCCGGCGTTCACACACTTCCGCGTCGGGGAGCTGGTGCAGTTCTGGACCTCCACGGGGTGGCGCCGCGGCGTCATTGAGGAGGTCCGCTCCCAGCAGGACCGGAAGTACCTGATCTCCCAGCTCGACCAGCCCACCTGGAAGGACTACTACGCCTGGGGCGAGGTGGCGCACGTCACGCGCAGCCCGTACTGGACTGGCTTTTTCGTCGGCGAGTGGCGACTCGGTGAGGTGATGGCAGTGAACACCCGCACGGACGGCAAGGACCTTTACCGGGAATTCTCATACGCAGCAGCGTCAGAGGCGCTGAAGATCAACGGGGACGGCACCTACCTCTGGAAGGCCGGAGGGAAGGTCACCCGGGGCACCTGGACGCCGGCGGCCAGCGGTCCGGGCGTGGTGGTGAAAGACGCGCGGGGCGTGGCCTGGACCCTGGTGAACCACACGAACGCCATCGAGGAAAGCATCCGGAAACTGCAAACGGCGCGGCTGTACGCACCCGGACAGATGAGCGTGGCCGCGAACCGGCCGATGGGCCGGTAG